A genomic stretch from Scatophagus argus isolate fScaArg1 chromosome 19, fScaArg1.pri, whole genome shotgun sequence includes:
- the ttc13 gene encoding tetratricopeptide repeat protein 13 isoform X2, giving the protein MAPASRAVVVVVLSLLYLCRSVFASEYFSTLTLFNNELHKQGCSSLSEWEEYAADCGKGSLFAESSILQLEDPDCEEGSNPPCESVFSLNAEKILNQAKLFIEQKKIPFPVDNHSTNEELAIGYVLIGNGLYDEAIKHFSLLLQGDPELVSAIYGRGIAYGKKSLQDIKNADLALYELNRVITLEPNWPEVYEQRAEILSPLGRISEALADLTKAIQLQPSARLYRHRGTLLFISEDYVTAMEDFQQSLELKKNQPIAMLYKGLTFFHRGMLKEAIETFKEALKLKSDFIDAYKSLGQAYRELGDFESAMESFQKALMLDQNHIQSLQLRGMMLYHHGSLQEAIGNFKRCLQLEPYNEVCQYMKGLSHVAMGQFYEGIKAQTKVMLNDPLLGQKASSEYLKVKYLREYSRYLHSHLDIPVAEYNVDQDLPGNFKNHWAKNLPFLIEDYEEQPGLQPHIKDVLPQNFDSYSSEVQKLICTADHLGALMQYDTPGFLPNRRIHRAMGLATLEVMQAMHRTWSNSKVRVNGKTRQMQWRDMFDIAVKWRRIADPDQPVLWLDQMPARSLSRGFNNHINLIRGQIINIRYLAYFDNILDFIKDRILVYHGAYNPRGLLEVRQALENVNKVEDLLPIMKFNSKTRDGFTVNSKVPSMRDPGKEYDGFTITITGDRVGNMLFSVETQTTEERTQQYQSEVESIYKDLTAKGKALMLSTELGDADAVCNLILSLVYYFCNLMPLSRGSSVVAYSVLMGALMASGKEVIGRIPKGKLVDFEAMTTPSPEGFSKTAKSWMNLKSLPAWYQSLPSVAETFPSTRTMIEVLNTDSSSHCPKKS; this is encoded by the exons ATGGCCCCTGCCAGCCgggctgttgttgtggtggtgCTCTCACTACTGTACCTGTGCCGGTCCGTCTTCGCTTCCGAGTATTTCTCCACTCTCACTTTGTTCAACAATGAGCTCCACAAGCAGGGATGCAGCTCGCTGTCCGAGTGGGAAGAGTACGCGGCTGACTGCGGTAAAGGCTCTCTTTTCGCTG agTCCTCAATCTTACAGTTGGAGGACCCAGACTGTGAAGAGGGCAGCAACCCGCCCTGTGAGTCAGTCTTCTCACTTAATGCAGAGAAGATCCTG AACCAAGCCAAGTTATTCatagaacagaaaaaaatccccTTCCCTGTAGATAACCACAGCACAAACGAAGAACTTG CTATAGGCTACGTTCTGATAGGCAACGGCCTTTATGATGAAGCCATCAAACACTTCTCGCTCTTATTACAG GGCGACCCAGAGCTGGTCAGCGCCATCTATGGGAGAGGAATAGCTTATGGCAAGAAAAGTCTACAG GACATCAAGAATGCTGACTTGGCGTTGTACGAGCTCAACCGAGTCATCACTCTGGAGCCCAACTGGCCGGAGGTCTACgaacagagagcagag ATTCTGTCTCCTCTGGGTCGCATCAGTGAGGCTCTGGCTGATCTGACCAAAGCCATCCAGCTGCAGCCCTCAGCCCGTCTCTACAGACACAGGGGGACGCTGCTCTTCATCTCAGAG GACTATGTGACAGCGATGGAAGACTTCCAGCAGTCTTTAGAGCTGAAGAAGAATCAGCCTATCGCTATGCTGTACAAAGGCCTCACCTTCTTCCACAGGGGCATGCTCAAG GAAGCCATTGAGACGTTCAAAGAAGCACTGAAGTTGAAATCTGACTTCATAGATGCCTATAAGAGTCTGGGACAGGCCTACAG AGAGCTGGGTGATTTTGAGTCAGCGATGGAGAGCTTCCAGAAAGCCCTCATGCTGGACCAGAACCACATTCAGTCTCTTCAGCTCCGAGGCATGATGCTGTACCACCACGGCTCGCTGCAGGAGGCCATAGGCAACTTCAAG AGGTGCCTTCAGTTGGAGCCCTACAACGAGGTGTGTCAGTACATGAAGGGGTTAAGCCACGTGGCGATGGGGCAGTTCTACGAGGGCATCAAAGCCCAGACCAAAGTCATGTTGAACGACCCCCTGCTGGGACAGAAGGCCAGCTCCGAATACCTCAAAGTGAAATACCTCAGAG AGTACTCTCGATACCTGCACTCCCACCTTGACATCCCAGTAGCGGAGTACAACGTGGACCAGGATCTACCAGGGAACTTTAAGAATCATTGGGCCAAGAACCTGCCGTTTCTAATAGAGGACTATGAAGAACAACCCGGCCTGCAGCCACATATCAA GGACGTGCTGCCGCAGAACTTCGACAGCTACAGCAGTGAAGTTCAGAAGCTGATCTGCACAGCCGACCACCTGGGGGCGCTAATGCAATACGACACTCCTGGTTTCCTGCCCAACAGGAGGATACACAGAG CCATGGGTTTAGCAACGCTGGAGGTGATGCAGGCGATGCATCGGACGTGGAGCAACTCCAAAGTGCGAGTCAACGGCAAGACCCGGCAAATGCAGTGGAGGGACATGTTTGACATAGCTGTCaaatggaggag GATCGCAGATCCAGACCAGCCGGTCCTGTGGTTAGATCAGATGCCCGCTAGGAGTCTCAGTCGTGGCTTCAACAATCACATCAACCTCATCAG GGGACAAATCATCAACATCAGATACCTGGCGTACTTCGACAACATCCTGGACTTCATCAAAGACCGAATACTGGTGTACCACGG GGCGTACAACCCCAGAGGACTCCTGGAGGTCCGCCAGGCTCtggaaaatgtgaataaagtAGAAGATCTGCTTCCCATCATGAAG TTCAACAGTAAAACCAGAGATGGCTTCACGGTCAACTCCAAAGTGCCCAGCATGAGGGATCCTGGGAAAGAGTACGACGGtttcaccatcaccatcactgGAGACAG AGTGGGCAACATGTTATTCTCAGTAGAGACCCAGACGACAGAAGAGCGGACGCAGCAGTACCAATCAGAGGTGGAGTCCATCTACAAAGACCTCACAGCCAAAGGAAAAGCACTGATGCTCTCCACTGAACTAGGG GATGCAGATGCTGTGTGTAACCTGATCCTCTCCTTGGTTTATTACTTCTGCAACCTCATGCCCCTCTCCAGGGGGTCCAG TGTGGTGGCTTACTCAGTCTTAATGGGGGCTCTGATGGCCAGTGGGAAGGAGGTCATCGGAAGGATCCCGAAAGGAAAG cTGGTGGATTTTGAAGCCATGACGACACCCAGTCCAGAAGGCTTCAGTAAGACAGCAAAGAGCTGGATGAACCTCAAGAG TTTGCCAGCTTGGTACCAGAGTCTTCCGTCCGTAGCAGAGACATTCCCGTCGACCAGAACGATGATCGAGGTTCTAAACACAGACTCGTCCTCACACTGTCCAAAGAAGTCCTAA
- the fam89a gene encoding sprT-like domain-containing protein Spartan: MNGKSANGSVGGMACIEGLPPLPKSLSGLLNSSGGSWREMERMYVKKTMIQDDLSRGRNNADNLLANKPANLDAALALLRKEMVGLRQQDMSLLCQLWSLHESIQEYKGSCQDLSAASSLSMMENGYFDEDDEYYPEPGATPTGEQPDGEAGDGTATMGAAKNGSGNDDSWDSFRVTI, translated from the exons ATGAATGGTAAGTCAGCGAACGGTTCGGTGGGAGGAATGGCCTGTATCGAGGGTCTGCCCCCGCTCCCGAAGAGCCTGAGCGGCTTGCTGAACTCCAGCGGCGGCTCctggagagaaatggagaggaTGTACGTAAAGAAAACCATGATCCAGGACGATCTGAGCCGAGGCAGGAACAACGCCGACAACCTGCTGGCGAACAAGCCGGCCAACCTCGACGCTGCTCTGGCTCTTCTGCGGAAAGAGATG gtTGGTTTGCGTCAGCAGGACATGTCCCTGCTGTGCCAGCTGTGGTCCCTCCATGAGTCCATCCAGGAGTACAAGGGCAGCTGCCAGGACCTGAGCGCCGCCTCCAGCCTCAGCATGATGGAGAACGGCTACTTCGACGAGGACGACGAGTATTACCCAGAGCCTGGCGCCACTCCCACTGGAGAGCAGCCGGATGGAGAAGCCGGAGACGGGACGGCAACAATGGGAGCTGCAAAGAATGGGAGCGGCAACGATGACAGCTGGGACTCCTTTCGCGTTACCATCTGA
- the ttc13 gene encoding tetratricopeptide repeat protein 13 isoform X1 gives MAPASRAVVVVVLSLLYLCRSVFASEYFSTLTLFNNELHKQGCSSLSEWEEYAADCGKGSLFAESSILQLEDPDCEEGSNPPCESVFSLNAEKILNQAKLFIEQKKIPFPVDNHSTNEELAIGYVLIGNGLYDEAIKHFSLLLQGDPELVSAIYGRGIAYGKKSLQDIKNADLALYELNRVITLEPNWPEVYEQRAEILSPLGRISEALADLTKAIQLQPSARLYRHRGTLLFISEDYVTAMEDFQQSLELKKNQPIAMLYKGLTFFHRGMLKEAIETFKEALKLKSDFIDAYKSLGQAYRELGDFESAMESFQKALMLDQNHIQSLQLRGMMLYHHGSLQEAIGNFKRCLQLEPYNEVCQYMKGLSHVAMGQFYEGIKAQTKVMLNDPLLGQKASSEYLKVKYLREYSRYLHSHLDIPVAEYNVDQDLPGNFKNHWAKNLPFLIEDYEEQPGLQPHIKDVLPQNFDSYSSEVQKLICTADHLGALMQYDTPGFLPNRRIHRAMGLATLEVMQAMHRTWSNSKVRVNGKTRQMQWRDMFDIAVKWRRIADPDQPVLWLDQMPARSLSRGFNNHINLIRGQIINIRYLAYFDNILDFIKDRILVYHGAYNPRGLLEVRQALENVNKVEDLLPIMKQFNSKTRDGFTVNSKVPSMRDPGKEYDGFTITITGDRVGNMLFSVETQTTEERTQQYQSEVESIYKDLTAKGKALMLSTELGDADAVCNLILSLVYYFCNLMPLSRGSSVVAYSVLMGALMASGKEVIGRIPKGKLVDFEAMTTPSPEGFSKTAKSWMNLKSLPAWYQSLPSVAETFPSTRTMIEVLNTDSSSHCPKKS, from the exons ATGGCCCCTGCCAGCCgggctgttgttgtggtggtgCTCTCACTACTGTACCTGTGCCGGTCCGTCTTCGCTTCCGAGTATTTCTCCACTCTCACTTTGTTCAACAATGAGCTCCACAAGCAGGGATGCAGCTCGCTGTCCGAGTGGGAAGAGTACGCGGCTGACTGCGGTAAAGGCTCTCTTTTCGCTG agTCCTCAATCTTACAGTTGGAGGACCCAGACTGTGAAGAGGGCAGCAACCCGCCCTGTGAGTCAGTCTTCTCACTTAATGCAGAGAAGATCCTG AACCAAGCCAAGTTATTCatagaacagaaaaaaatccccTTCCCTGTAGATAACCACAGCACAAACGAAGAACTTG CTATAGGCTACGTTCTGATAGGCAACGGCCTTTATGATGAAGCCATCAAACACTTCTCGCTCTTATTACAG GGCGACCCAGAGCTGGTCAGCGCCATCTATGGGAGAGGAATAGCTTATGGCAAGAAAAGTCTACAG GACATCAAGAATGCTGACTTGGCGTTGTACGAGCTCAACCGAGTCATCACTCTGGAGCCCAACTGGCCGGAGGTCTACgaacagagagcagag ATTCTGTCTCCTCTGGGTCGCATCAGTGAGGCTCTGGCTGATCTGACCAAAGCCATCCAGCTGCAGCCCTCAGCCCGTCTCTACAGACACAGGGGGACGCTGCTCTTCATCTCAGAG GACTATGTGACAGCGATGGAAGACTTCCAGCAGTCTTTAGAGCTGAAGAAGAATCAGCCTATCGCTATGCTGTACAAAGGCCTCACCTTCTTCCACAGGGGCATGCTCAAG GAAGCCATTGAGACGTTCAAAGAAGCACTGAAGTTGAAATCTGACTTCATAGATGCCTATAAGAGTCTGGGACAGGCCTACAG AGAGCTGGGTGATTTTGAGTCAGCGATGGAGAGCTTCCAGAAAGCCCTCATGCTGGACCAGAACCACATTCAGTCTCTTCAGCTCCGAGGCATGATGCTGTACCACCACGGCTCGCTGCAGGAGGCCATAGGCAACTTCAAG AGGTGCCTTCAGTTGGAGCCCTACAACGAGGTGTGTCAGTACATGAAGGGGTTAAGCCACGTGGCGATGGGGCAGTTCTACGAGGGCATCAAAGCCCAGACCAAAGTCATGTTGAACGACCCCCTGCTGGGACAGAAGGCCAGCTCCGAATACCTCAAAGTGAAATACCTCAGAG AGTACTCTCGATACCTGCACTCCCACCTTGACATCCCAGTAGCGGAGTACAACGTGGACCAGGATCTACCAGGGAACTTTAAGAATCATTGGGCCAAGAACCTGCCGTTTCTAATAGAGGACTATGAAGAACAACCCGGCCTGCAGCCACATATCAA GGACGTGCTGCCGCAGAACTTCGACAGCTACAGCAGTGAAGTTCAGAAGCTGATCTGCACAGCCGACCACCTGGGGGCGCTAATGCAATACGACACTCCTGGTTTCCTGCCCAACAGGAGGATACACAGAG CCATGGGTTTAGCAACGCTGGAGGTGATGCAGGCGATGCATCGGACGTGGAGCAACTCCAAAGTGCGAGTCAACGGCAAGACCCGGCAAATGCAGTGGAGGGACATGTTTGACATAGCTGTCaaatggaggag GATCGCAGATCCAGACCAGCCGGTCCTGTGGTTAGATCAGATGCCCGCTAGGAGTCTCAGTCGTGGCTTCAACAATCACATCAACCTCATCAG GGGACAAATCATCAACATCAGATACCTGGCGTACTTCGACAACATCCTGGACTTCATCAAAGACCGAATACTGGTGTACCACGG GGCGTACAACCCCAGAGGACTCCTGGAGGTCCGCCAGGCTCtggaaaatgtgaataaagtAGAAGATCTGCTTCCCATCATGAAG CAGTTCAACAGTAAAACCAGAGATGGCTTCACGGTCAACTCCAAAGTGCCCAGCATGAGGGATCCTGGGAAAGAGTACGACGGtttcaccatcaccatcactgGAGACAG AGTGGGCAACATGTTATTCTCAGTAGAGACCCAGACGACAGAAGAGCGGACGCAGCAGTACCAATCAGAGGTGGAGTCCATCTACAAAGACCTCACAGCCAAAGGAAAAGCACTGATGCTCTCCACTGAACTAGGG GATGCAGATGCTGTGTGTAACCTGATCCTCTCCTTGGTTTATTACTTCTGCAACCTCATGCCCCTCTCCAGGGGGTCCAG TGTGGTGGCTTACTCAGTCTTAATGGGGGCTCTGATGGCCAGTGGGAAGGAGGTCATCGGAAGGATCCCGAAAGGAAAG cTGGTGGATTTTGAAGCCATGACGACACCCAGTCCAGAAGGCTTCAGTAAGACAGCAAAGAGCTGGATGAACCTCAAGAG TTTGCCAGCTTGGTACCAGAGTCTTCCGTCCGTAGCAGAGACATTCCCGTCGACCAGAACGATGATCGAGGTTCTAAACACAGACTCGTCCTCACACTGTCCAAAGAAGTCCTAA
- the sprtn gene encoding DNA-dependent metalloprotease SPRTN gives MDEDFLLAIQLQEQFDNEYQTSIFPSNGFGDKGLGQSSKKRKVEVAGGSSDVVPSWKPAVQPERPLSIVDESWEMLDPNPDVRAMFLEFNDMFFWGKLSGVEVKWSPRMTLCAGVCSYEGRGGLCSIRLSEPLLKLRPRKDLVETLLHEMIHALLFVTQNNRDRDGHGPEFCKHMSRINKASGTKITVYHSFHDEVDVYRQHWWRCNGPCQNRKPYFGYVKRAMNRAPSALDPWWEDHRRTCGGTYTKVKEPEGYGKKGKDGKKDGKTSGSKASGNGKPSSAPTGGSRSQDIRNVIPFSGRGFLLGGESQSSTSSSPSQKPVVPVVKTSSSSPISSLNKLCNTSSPAKSLSSPARSSLDNEGLSSAFTSVRPASSTGQKPPIKRSVSNTRVFVNINGSPVRIPKPHSSSSSQQANKIKQRSIEDLFSSTSFRKSVSWSSTSNTEPKRDSLSATSVPTQSTHSASSPTTSEPGPGRSSKCSSVVSTGTKDSPAKPTQSKYFGDSHGANPSGAAGAGQASRKRPRDHRGSSATLFDFFQKTLSGDSAALRESIKSTSSAVQQRTATASSSSSSTSSPPSSAEVHGFSSSSSSSALTVSCPVCQAKVQESKINEHLDSCLS, from the exons ATGGATGAGGATTTTCTGCTCGCCATACAGCTACAGGAGCAGTTTGACAATGAATACCAGACGTCAATATTTCCATCGAACGGCTTCGGGGATAAAGGCCTCGGACAGAGTAGTAAGAAACGAAAAGTGGAGGTAGCTGGAGGTAGCAGTGATGTCGTTCCCTCCTGGAAGCCGGCTGTCCAGCCGGAGAGGCCGCTGTCCATCGTAGACGAGTCCTGGGAGATGCTGGACCCCAACCCCGATGTCAGAGCCATGTTTCTGGAGTTCAATGATATGTTCTTCTGGGGCAAACTCAGCGGTGTAGAGGTTAAGTGGAGCCCGAGAATGACACT gtgtgctggtgtgtgttccTATGAGGGCCGAGGTGGACTGTGTTCAATCAGGCTCAGTGAGCCTCTGCTGAAGCTTAGACCGAGAAAAGACCTGGTGGAG ACTCTCCTTCATGAAATGATTCACGCGCTGCTGTTTGTGACGCAGAACAACCGAGACCGAGACGGTCATGGCCCTGAGTTCTGCAAACACATGAGCCGGATCAACAAGGCCAGCGGGACAAAGATTACT GTCTACCACAGTTTCCACGACGAGGTCGATGTGTACCGGCAGCACTGGTGGAGGTGCAACGGGCCCTGCCAGAACCGCAAGCCCTACTTTGGCTACGTGAAGCGGGCCATGAACCGGGCCCCATCTGCTCTGGACCCCTGGTGGGAGGACCACAGGAGGACATGTGGGGGGACCTACACCAAGGTCAAGGAGCCTGAAGGATACGGCAAAAAAGGCAAGGATGGTAAAAAGGACGGGAAAACCTCAGGGAGTAAGGCCTCAGGAAACGGAAAACCTTCAAGTGCACCTACAGGAG GTTCCAGATCACAGGACATAAGGAACGTTATCCCATTCAGTGGCAGAGGTTTCCTACTCGGAGGGGAATCTCAGTCCTCAACGTCGTCCTCCCCATCTCAGAAACCAGTAGTGCCTGTTGTGAAAACATCCTCATCCAGCCCCATCTCCTCTCTAAACAAACTCTGCAACACTTCATCTCCAGCTAAAAGTCTCAGTTCTCCTGCTCGTTCCAGCCTGGATAATGAAGGACTCTCTAGTGCCTTCACCTCCGTCAGACCAGCTTCCTCCACGGGGCAGAAGCCGCCTATAAAGAGGTCTGTCAGTAACACAAGGGTTTTTGTCAACATCAACGGCTCGCCAGTGAGAATCCCTAAaccccacagcagcagcagtagccagcaagcaaacaaaatcaaacagaggTCCATTGAAGACCTCTTCAGCAGCACAAGCTTCAGGAAGTCAGTGAGTTGGTCCTCCACCTCAAACACAGAACCTAAAAGAGACTCATTGAGTGCTACCTCTGTACCCACCCAAAGCACCCACTCAGCGTCCTCTCCCACAACATCTGAGCCTGGCCCTGGTAGGTCCAGTAAGTGTTCTTCTGTGGTTTCAACTGGAACCAAGGACAGCCCTGCTAAACCAACGCAGTCCAAGTATTTCGGTGACTCTCATGGTGCCAATCCATCAGGAGCTGCTGGTGCGGGTCAGGCATCGAGGAAGAGGCCGCGGGACCACCGCGGCAGCTCAGCCACCCTCTTTGACTTCTTCCAAAAGACATTAAGCGGCGATTCAGCAGCTTTGAGGGAGTCGATAAAGTCAACATCATCTGCAGTGCAGCAAAGAACTGCCACCgcctcctcgtcttcctcctctacctcctcgCCCCCTTCCTCTGCAGAAGTGCACGggttttcttcctcctcctcttcctctgcactgaCGGTCAGCTGTCCCGTGTGCCAAGCGAAGGTGCAGGAATCAAAGATCAACGAGCATCTTGATTCCTGCCTCTCCTga
- the ttc13 gene encoding tetratricopeptide repeat protein 13 isoform X3 gives MAPASRAVVVVVLSLLYLCRSVFASEYFSTLTLFNNELHKQGCSSLSEWEEYAADCESSILQLEDPDCEEGSNPPCESVFSLNAEKILNQAKLFIEQKKIPFPVDNHSTNEELAIGYVLIGNGLYDEAIKHFSLLLQGDPELVSAIYGRGIAYGKKSLQDIKNADLALYELNRVITLEPNWPEVYEQRAEILSPLGRISEALADLTKAIQLQPSARLYRHRGTLLFISEDYVTAMEDFQQSLELKKNQPIAMLYKGLTFFHRGMLKEAIETFKEALKLKSDFIDAYKSLGQAYRELGDFESAMESFQKALMLDQNHIQSLQLRGMMLYHHGSLQEAIGNFKRCLQLEPYNEVCQYMKGLSHVAMGQFYEGIKAQTKVMLNDPLLGQKASSEYLKVKYLREYSRYLHSHLDIPVAEYNVDQDLPGNFKNHWAKNLPFLIEDYEEQPGLQPHIKDVLPQNFDSYSSEVQKLICTADHLGALMQYDTPGFLPNRRIHRAMGLATLEVMQAMHRTWSNSKVRVNGKTRQMQWRDMFDIAVKWRRIADPDQPVLWLDQMPARSLSRGFNNHINLIRGQIINIRYLAYFDNILDFIKDRILVYHGAYNPRGLLEVRQALENVNKVEDLLPIMKQFNSKTRDGFTVNSKVPSMRDPGKEYDGFTITITGDRVGNMLFSVETQTTEERTQQYQSEVESIYKDLTAKGKALMLSTELGDADAVCNLILSLVYYFCNLMPLSRGSSVVAYSVLMGALMASGKEVIGRIPKGKLVDFEAMTTPSPEGFSKTAKSWMNLKSLPAWYQSLPSVAETFPSTRTMIEVLNTDSSSHCPKKS, from the exons ATGGCCCCTGCCAGCCgggctgttgttgtggtggtgCTCTCACTACTGTACCTGTGCCGGTCCGTCTTCGCTTCCGAGTATTTCTCCACTCTCACTTTGTTCAACAATGAGCTCCACAAGCAGGGATGCAGCTCGCTGTCCGAGTGGGAAGAGTACGCGGCTGACTGCG agTCCTCAATCTTACAGTTGGAGGACCCAGACTGTGAAGAGGGCAGCAACCCGCCCTGTGAGTCAGTCTTCTCACTTAATGCAGAGAAGATCCTG AACCAAGCCAAGTTATTCatagaacagaaaaaaatccccTTCCCTGTAGATAACCACAGCACAAACGAAGAACTTG CTATAGGCTACGTTCTGATAGGCAACGGCCTTTATGATGAAGCCATCAAACACTTCTCGCTCTTATTACAG GGCGACCCAGAGCTGGTCAGCGCCATCTATGGGAGAGGAATAGCTTATGGCAAGAAAAGTCTACAG GACATCAAGAATGCTGACTTGGCGTTGTACGAGCTCAACCGAGTCATCACTCTGGAGCCCAACTGGCCGGAGGTCTACgaacagagagcagag ATTCTGTCTCCTCTGGGTCGCATCAGTGAGGCTCTGGCTGATCTGACCAAAGCCATCCAGCTGCAGCCCTCAGCCCGTCTCTACAGACACAGGGGGACGCTGCTCTTCATCTCAGAG GACTATGTGACAGCGATGGAAGACTTCCAGCAGTCTTTAGAGCTGAAGAAGAATCAGCCTATCGCTATGCTGTACAAAGGCCTCACCTTCTTCCACAGGGGCATGCTCAAG GAAGCCATTGAGACGTTCAAAGAAGCACTGAAGTTGAAATCTGACTTCATAGATGCCTATAAGAGTCTGGGACAGGCCTACAG AGAGCTGGGTGATTTTGAGTCAGCGATGGAGAGCTTCCAGAAAGCCCTCATGCTGGACCAGAACCACATTCAGTCTCTTCAGCTCCGAGGCATGATGCTGTACCACCACGGCTCGCTGCAGGAGGCCATAGGCAACTTCAAG AGGTGCCTTCAGTTGGAGCCCTACAACGAGGTGTGTCAGTACATGAAGGGGTTAAGCCACGTGGCGATGGGGCAGTTCTACGAGGGCATCAAAGCCCAGACCAAAGTCATGTTGAACGACCCCCTGCTGGGACAGAAGGCCAGCTCCGAATACCTCAAAGTGAAATACCTCAGAG AGTACTCTCGATACCTGCACTCCCACCTTGACATCCCAGTAGCGGAGTACAACGTGGACCAGGATCTACCAGGGAACTTTAAGAATCATTGGGCCAAGAACCTGCCGTTTCTAATAGAGGACTATGAAGAACAACCCGGCCTGCAGCCACATATCAA GGACGTGCTGCCGCAGAACTTCGACAGCTACAGCAGTGAAGTTCAGAAGCTGATCTGCACAGCCGACCACCTGGGGGCGCTAATGCAATACGACACTCCTGGTTTCCTGCCCAACAGGAGGATACACAGAG CCATGGGTTTAGCAACGCTGGAGGTGATGCAGGCGATGCATCGGACGTGGAGCAACTCCAAAGTGCGAGTCAACGGCAAGACCCGGCAAATGCAGTGGAGGGACATGTTTGACATAGCTGTCaaatggaggag GATCGCAGATCCAGACCAGCCGGTCCTGTGGTTAGATCAGATGCCCGCTAGGAGTCTCAGTCGTGGCTTCAACAATCACATCAACCTCATCAG GGGACAAATCATCAACATCAGATACCTGGCGTACTTCGACAACATCCTGGACTTCATCAAAGACCGAATACTGGTGTACCACGG GGCGTACAACCCCAGAGGACTCCTGGAGGTCCGCCAGGCTCtggaaaatgtgaataaagtAGAAGATCTGCTTCCCATCATGAAG CAGTTCAACAGTAAAACCAGAGATGGCTTCACGGTCAACTCCAAAGTGCCCAGCATGAGGGATCCTGGGAAAGAGTACGACGGtttcaccatcaccatcactgGAGACAG AGTGGGCAACATGTTATTCTCAGTAGAGACCCAGACGACAGAAGAGCGGACGCAGCAGTACCAATCAGAGGTGGAGTCCATCTACAAAGACCTCACAGCCAAAGGAAAAGCACTGATGCTCTCCACTGAACTAGGG GATGCAGATGCTGTGTGTAACCTGATCCTCTCCTTGGTTTATTACTTCTGCAACCTCATGCCCCTCTCCAGGGGGTCCAG TGTGGTGGCTTACTCAGTCTTAATGGGGGCTCTGATGGCCAGTGGGAAGGAGGTCATCGGAAGGATCCCGAAAGGAAAG cTGGTGGATTTTGAAGCCATGACGACACCCAGTCCAGAAGGCTTCAGTAAGACAGCAAAGAGCTGGATGAACCTCAAGAG TTTGCCAGCTTGGTACCAGAGTCTTCCGTCCGTAGCAGAGACATTCCCGTCGACCAGAACGATGATCGAGGTTCTAAACACAGACTCGTCCTCACACTGTCCAAAGAAGTCCTAA
- the arv1 gene encoding protein ARV1 has translation MKKDEFRCVECNEKASELHRDYSNGILKITICESCQKPVDKYIEYDLVIILIDAILCKTQAFRHILFNTSLNIHWKLCVFCLLCEAYFRWSLLHGSQQSSHPADIIRYTKEWDFYATFGLAALELSAFCGGVLLFLWVVVSGLQDRTLELNLLLRALLLSCYGKVLLIPAVIWEHDYSPLCLGLIKLFVLTSNSQAIRVILNSSRRLSLTAVCLGLLSETCVAQACRKLPWSIQDTLTFD, from the exons ATGAAGAAAGATGAGTTTAGGTGTGTTGAATGTAACGAAAAAGCGTCGGAGTTGCACAGGGATTACAGTAACGGCATCCTGAAGATAACCATATGT GAGTCGTGCCAGAAGCCTGTGGACAAGTACATTGAATATGACCTGGTTATCATCCTCATCGATGCCATTCTGTGCAAGACGCAGGCGTTCAGACACATTTTGTTCAACACAAGCTTGAAT ATCCACTGgaagttgtgtgtgttctgcctGTTGTGTGAGGCTTACTTCCGGTGGTCTCTGCTCCATGGCTCGCAGCAGAGCAGCCACCCGGCTGACATTATCAGGTACACCAAGGAGTGGGATTTCTACGCCACGTTCGGACTGGCCGCCCTCG AGCTGTCAGCGTTCTGCGGCGGCGTGCTGTTGTTCCTTTGGGTGGTGGTGAGTGGCCTCCAGGACCGGACCCTCGAGCTCAACCTGCTCCTCAGAGccctgctgctgtcctgctaCGGAAAGGTCCTCCTCATCCCTGCTGTGATCTGGGAGCACGACTACTCCCCGCTCTGTCTGGGCCTCATCAAACTGTTTGTGCTCACCTCAAACTCACAGGCTATCAGAG TGATCCTGAACAGCAGCAGACGCCTGTCACTGACGGCCGTGTGTTTAGGCCTGCTGTCAGAGACCTGCGTGGCTCAGGCCTGCAGAAAGCTTCCATGGAGCATCCAGGACACGTTGACATTTGATTGA